In Patulibacter sp. SYSU D01012, a single window of DNA contains:
- a CDS encoding ABC transporter permease, whose translation MSTTTAPPAAAGAPTLSQLGARGISVDPAEAVARTRPRTTLREAATQTLALAWRALLKMRRNPEQFFDVVFQPIIFTVMFAYVFGGAISGDVKSYLPLMVPGILAQTVLTTCMAAGVQLREDMEKGVFDRFRSLPIARIAPLAGPMVADLVRFTTASVLTLVMGLIIGYRPDGGALGVLGAILLAIVTGWSLAWIFTWIGTIARSAQAVQGMSMMILFPLTFLSNAFVPVDTLPRGLRTFVELNPVSHLVSATRDLANAGTVSADVGWTLLAAAVVVAVFAPLAVRSYAKRV comes from the coding sequence ATGAGCACCACGACCGCCCCGCCCGCCGCCGCGGGCGCCCCGACCCTCAGTCAGCTCGGCGCCCGGGGGATCTCCGTCGACCCCGCGGAGGCCGTCGCCCGGACGCGCCCGCGCACGACGCTGCGCGAGGCCGCGACGCAGACGCTCGCCCTCGCGTGGCGAGCGCTGCTGAAGATGCGCCGGAACCCCGAGCAGTTCTTCGACGTCGTCTTCCAGCCGATCATCTTCACGGTGATGTTCGCCTACGTCTTCGGCGGCGCGATCTCGGGGGACGTGAAGAGCTACCTGCCGCTCATGGTCCCGGGCATCCTCGCCCAGACGGTGCTGACGACCTGCATGGCCGCCGGCGTGCAGCTGCGCGAGGACATGGAGAAGGGCGTCTTCGACCGCTTCCGCTCCCTGCCGATCGCCCGCATCGCCCCGCTCGCCGGCCCGATGGTGGCGGACCTGGTGCGCTTCACCACCGCGTCCGTGCTGACCCTCGTGATGGGCCTGATCATCGGCTACCGGCCCGACGGCGGCGCCCTCGGCGTGCTCGGCGCGATCCTGCTCGCGATCGTCACGGGCTGGTCGCTCGCGTGGATCTTCACCTGGATCGGCACGATCGCCCGCAGCGCGCAGGCGGTGCAGGGGATGTCGATGATGATCCTGTTCCCGCTGACGTTCCTGTCCAACGCGTTCGTCCCCGTGGACACGTTGCCGCGCGGGCTCCGCACGTTCGTCGAGCTCAACCCCGTCTCGCACCTGGTCTCCGCCACGCGCGACCTGGCCAACGCGGGGACGGTCAGCGCCGACGTCGGCTGGACGCTGCTGGCGGCCGCCGTCGTGGTGGCGGTCTTCGCGCCGCTGGCGGTCCGCAGCTACGCCAAGCGGGTCTGA
- a CDS encoding ATP-binding cassette domain-containing protein: MSTSTPAVHAEGLVKVFGDLRAVDGVDLTVRPGEIFGVLGPNGAGKTTMLQMLATLLPVDGGRAEVFGVDVAREPHRVRQLVGVTGQYASVDENLTATENLRLFGRLQGLPRPDARRTAAELLAAFGLEEAADRPISAFSGGMRRRLDLAASLITRPPLIFLDEPTTGLDPRTRGQMWDTIRALVAGGCSVLLTTQYLDEADQLADRIAVIDRGRKVAQGTPDELKSSVGASTLQLTLGPDADATLAADVVRRELGEEPVRTPESARLNVPLPAADRAADVLIGLRQAGVAVDAVSVAKPTLDEVFLALTGHDTTGPTPDAHDATEVAA; encoded by the coding sequence GCCTCGTCAAGGTCTTCGGCGACCTGCGCGCCGTCGACGGCGTGGACCTGACCGTCCGGCCGGGCGAGATCTTCGGCGTGCTCGGCCCGAACGGCGCCGGCAAGACGACGATGCTGCAGATGCTCGCCACGCTGCTGCCGGTCGACGGCGGCCGCGCCGAGGTCTTCGGCGTCGACGTGGCGCGCGAGCCGCACCGCGTCCGCCAGCTCGTCGGCGTCACCGGCCAGTACGCCTCCGTCGACGAGAACCTCACCGCCACCGAGAACCTGCGGCTGTTCGGCCGGCTGCAGGGGCTGCCGCGCCCCGACGCCCGCAGGACGGCCGCCGAGCTGCTCGCGGCCTTCGGGCTGGAGGAGGCCGCCGACCGCCCCATCTCGGCGTTCTCCGGCGGCATGCGCCGGCGGCTGGACCTGGCCGCCAGCCTGATCACCCGGCCGCCGCTGATCTTCCTCGACGAGCCGACGACCGGCCTGGATCCGCGCACCCGCGGGCAGATGTGGGACACGATCCGCGCGCTCGTCGCGGGCGGCTGCAGCGTGCTGCTGACGACGCAGTACCTGGACGAGGCCGACCAGCTCGCGGACCGCATCGCGGTCATCGACCGCGGCCGGAAGGTCGCGCAGGGCACGCCGGACGAGCTGAAGTCCTCCGTCGGCGCGTCCACGCTGCAGCTGACCCTGGGGCCCGACGCCGACGCCACCCTCGCGGCCGACGTCGTCCGCCGCGAGCTCGGCGAGGAGCCGGTGCGCACCCCGGAGTCCGCGCGCCTGAACGTCCCGCTGCCGGCGGCCGACCGCGCCGCCGACGTCCTCATCGGGCTGCGCCAGGCCGGCGTCGCGGTCGACGCGGTGAGCGTCGCCAAGCCCACCCTCGACGAGGTCTTCCTCGCGCTCACCGGTCACGACACGACCGGCCCGACCCCCGACGCCCACGACGCCACGGAGGTGGCCGCATGA